In Candidatus Bathyarchaeota archaeon, the sequence TGAGTTCAAACACGATGATATCCAAGAAAGGATCAATGAGATTAAGGAACTAGTGAAAGCTTATCCAATCCTTTCGATCGCAGCCATTTTTACATTAGGTTTACTTTTTGGAATTGCTGTCTCGGACAAATAAAAAAAATTGTGCATATTAGAAGTTTGATTTTAATTACTTGAAAATAATCTTATTCTTTGTTTATTGTTATAAAAACACATTTAAATTCGAATATTGAGATTATTGATAACCAGATTTTATGGAGGTTAATATTTTAAGTGAAAAAAATAAGTCCTCAAGCGCTAAGGTCCTTGAAGATCTGCAGAAAACAACTGAAGATATCAAACGACTGGTAGAAGAGTCTGGAGCAAGTGAAAAAGTAAAAGCCAGAGTAGATGAACTGCATAAGAGAGTAGAAGATATGAGAAAATTGGCCGATGAATACAAATTTGAGTTGGAAGAAACAATTAAGACGAGACCTTTGGAATCTATTGGCGTAATCTTTATCGCAGGTTTAATATTCGGCATTCTATTAGGAACAACCTCATCAAGGCGTAGGTAAGATGTCAAAAAGAAAAACTATCTTAGACAGCATTTTAGAAACTGGCATCTCTTCAATGCTTAATATCGTAATGGCCAACATGGGTACCAAGATACAAGTATTAATTCATGATGCAGTTAAGCCTATTATTAAGAAGATAATTTCAGGCATCATCGGTGCAGCTCTAATTACTATGGGAATCCTTTTTGCCTGTATCTCTTTGATTAAGTACTTATCGATCTATATTGATTTATGGATCGCATGGGGATTAGTCGGAGTCGTAATTCTAATAATTGGATCTTTGATAGCAATGTCTTCATTGAGGAAATAATTTTCAAAAATCTATTCTTCTTTTATTCGCCAACAACTTGAATATATAACTGTCTTGATCTAGGTCGAACATCTAGTTCTACGAATACTATCTGTTGCCATGTCCCTAAAATCAATTTAGAATTATTGAAAGGGATTGTAAGGCTAGGTCCAATCAGTGAAGCTCTTACATGAGAATGTCCATTTCCATCATGCCATCTCTTTTCATGCTCATAAATAGCATCTCTAGGTGAAATTCTTTCAAGCATATTTGGAAAATCCTCTAAAAGTCCTGGTTCGAATTCAATGGTGGTAACGGCTCCAGTGGATCCAGGAATAAAAATAATTACGAACCCGTTTTCTAAACGATAATTCGTCAAGATCTCCTGGACTCTATCTGTGATATCAACAATCTCTAATTCTTTTTTTGTTTGAAGATCAATTCTTTTTGTAAAAATTTTCATAAATACTAATTTTAATTTTCTCTTAAAATAAAATTTTGTTCTCATATTTGATAGAGGTTAGGTGCAATGAATAGATTTGAATCAAGTTATATTGTGCTGGTTTATTGATAGTGCACAGTAAACCTGTTTCTACTTAATCCTTTTAACAATCTGTTCAGCAAACTCTGAAGTCTTGACAGGTTCAATGCCGGGCATTTGCCTAGCTAAATCATAAGTTACTATCTTTTCATTTATACATTCAATTATACCTTTTTCAACTAAATCTGCTGCTTCCTTCCAGCCCAAATAATTGAGCATCATGATGCCCGATAGGATTGTCGAAGAAGGATTTACAACATTTTTGTTCGTATATTTTGGAGCTGTTCCATGAGTAGGTTCAAAAAGTGCTCTACCAGTCTCATAATTTATATTTGCCCCAGGAGCCATACCTAGTCCTCCAGCCAAAGCTGCTGCTAAATCTGATATGTAATCACCATTTAAATTAGGCAGAACTAGTACATCATATTCTTTTGTTCTGAGAATCAATTGTTGCATCATATTGTCCGCGATTCTATCTTTAATCAACAATTTCTTAATTTGCTCATCTTCTGAAGAATCTAGCTTCGAATAGTATTCGGCCTCCGTTATCGTGGAATCCCCAAATTCATTTTCTGCAACTTCATAGCTCCATTTTCTAAATCGACCTTCAGTAAATTTCATAATATTGCCTTTATGGACTATGGTCACATTTTTACGCTTGTTGTTTAATGCGTAGTTAATGGCGGCTCTTGCAATTCTTTTTGTGGCAAATTCACTTATCGGTTTTATACCTATTGATGAATCAGAGCGAATATTTTCACCCATCTTATTATTCAAAAAATCCCTAACTTTTCCCCCCTCAGCAGTCCCTACCTCATATTCTATTCCTGCATATACGTCTTCAGTGTTCTCTCTAAATATTACAACATCTAATCCTTCAGGATTCTTCAGCCGACTGGGAACTCCAGAGATATACTTTACTGGCCTTACACATGCATATAGATCTAATTTCTGGCGAAGAGTCACATTCAAACTTCTGAAACCCTCACCAACAGGTGTAGTCAAAGGTCCTTTGAGCGCTACTGAAAAATTCTTGATCGCTCCTATAGTCTCTTTTGGGAGCCAATCATTAAATTCTTTTTTAGCCTTTTCTCCAGCATAATACTCTTTCCAATGTAGTTTGCGTTTACCACCATACGTACTTTGAATAGTTTTGTCCAGTACCATAATAGTAGCGTTGACTACATCAGGCCCTATGCCATCCCCCTTAATTAAGGGAATTATTGGCTCATTCGGAACAACTAATTTTCCGTTAGAAATTGTGATTATATGCTCTTTATTTTCTTTCATAACAATACTATCTTCCTAAAGATCTTAATTATTGTTGATTAATAAAGTGTCAAAACCTCATTAACTAAGATCCACGAATTTTTGAAACCTCAATTTTCCATTCAGCAAATTTCTCTATTTCTGGATAATTCTTGTATATATCCTTAATACGCCGCATTTTTTTTGCTGCATTTCTCAAGTTAATCAACAGATCAATTTTCCTGATTCCTCTGAACGCTCTCTCGATTTTTTCATTGATGCCTAATTTCAATTCTCCCTTCATATTCGCTTCCAATACATCTTTTGGTTTGAGTATTTGATTCTTCATCCCATAATTCAGATCATCATCATTTATTGATTGCAGAAAAATCCTGAAAATATCTAAGCTAGCTTGTTTGGCTCCGTACTCTTTCATATATTTTCGGTTGTACTCCCATAGATTTTTAATTGAAGGCACGCCATTCGATAAAGCATCAATTGCAACTTCAGTTGCTAGTTTTCCACTCAACATAGATGGACCAATTCCGCCTCCGTGAATTGGATTCACTAAACATGCAGCATCTCCCAATAACATAACTCCGTTTGAGACCAAAGAATCCATAGGACGTCTAGTTGGAACAAAACCACCACCTGAATCAATTTTCGAGGATTTTCTGAAAATCTTATTAGAAAAGACATATTTGTAAAGTTGGGTTTTAGGACTCAGTGAATTTTCTTTAGCTTGCACACCTAATCCAACATTTACTTTACCTTTTCCTTTTGAGAATACCCAATAATACCCTCCAGGAGCGAATTTCAAATTTAAATAGATCTTACAATAATCTGAATCAAAATCTACATTATCCCTTATTTCTCTATGGCAAGACATCAAATCTTGCCTTTCTATATGATTTTCTATACCAAAATCAGATGGAAGGTTTCTTCTGAGTACTGCTGAAATCCCACTAGCATCCATCAAGATTTTAGCTTGAATTTTTTCAATTCTTCCATTTTTTATATTTCTTACTTTAACTCCTTTAACAAATCCTTCTAATAATATTGGTTCTATGGCTAACGTGTTATCATAGAATGTTACTCCAGTATCTAATGCCTTATTCAACAATCTTTGACCAAAGAGCCTCCGATTAATTATGAAACCAGTTACGGCTGGATCTTCCACTCTAAAAACTGAATTCAAATCTGGAGAATGAACTTCAATTCCTTTAATATTTTGTTCCGATTCCTCTCCTTTTGGATAATCTATCCCCAAAGCATCAAAATGATGCGTTGAGATAGCATCACCGCATACTTTTTCTCCAATTCCCCCTTTCGGCTTACAATCAATTAAGCATATATCGTATCCTTCTTTAGCCGCGGTTTCAGCTGCAACGCAACCTGAACTTCCAGATCCAATAATTAATAAATCATAAATCTTCATTAATCATTCCTTGATTCAAATACATAATTATATTTGGCGCCCAGGGCGGGCTTTGAACCCGCGTCGTACGGGTGACAGCCGTACATTCTATGGTTAAA encodes:
- a CDS encoding NAD(P)/FAD-dependent oxidoreductase, coding for MKIYDLLIIGSGSSGCVAAETAAKEGYDICLIDCKPKGGIGEKVCGDAISTHHFDALGIDYPKGEESEQNIKGIEVHSPDLNSVFRVEDPAVTGFIINRRLFGQRLLNKALDTGVTFYDNTLAIEPILLEGFVKGVKVRNIKNGRIEKIQAKILMDASGISAVLRRNLPSDFGIENHIERQDLMSCHREIRDNVDFDSDYCKIYLNLKFAPGGYYWVFSKGKGKVNVGLGVQAKENSLSPKTQLYKYVFSNKIFRKSSKIDSGGGFVPTRRPMDSLVSNGVMLLGDAACLVNPIHGGGIGPSMLSGKLATEVAIDALSNGVPSIKNLWEYNRKYMKEYGAKQASLDIFRIFLQSINDDDLNYGMKNQILKPKDVLEANMKGELKLGINEKIERAFRGIRKIDLLINLRNAAKKMRRIKDIYKNYPEIEKFAEWKIEVSKIRGS
- the icd gene encoding isocitrate dehydrogenase (NADP(+)) codes for the protein MKENKEHIITISNGKLVVPNEPIIPLIKGDGIGPDVVNATIMVLDKTIQSTYGGKRKLHWKEYYAGEKAKKEFNDWLPKETIGAIKNFSVALKGPLTTPVGEGFRSLNVTLRQKLDLYACVRPVKYISGVPSRLKNPEGLDVVIFRENTEDVYAGIEYEVGTAEGGKVRDFLNNKMGENIRSDSSIGIKPISEFATKRIARAAINYALNNKRKNVTIVHKGNIMKFTEGRFRKWSYEVAENEFGDSTITEAEYYSKLDSSEDEQIKKLLIKDRIADNMMQQLILRTKEYDVLVLPNLNGDYISDLAAALAGGLGMAPGANINYETGRALFEPTHGTAPKYTNKNVVNPSSTILSGIMMLNYLGWKEAADLVEKGIIECINEKIVTYDLARQMPGIEPVKTSEFAEQIVKRIK
- a CDS encoding secondary thiamine-phosphate synthase enzyme YjbQ; translation: MKIFTKRIDLQTKKELEIVDITDRVQEILTNYRLENGFVIIFIPGSTGAVTTIEFEPGLLEDFPNMLERISPRDAIYEHEKRWHDGNGHSHVRASLIGPSLTIPFNNSKLILGTWQQIVFVELDVRPRSRQLYIQVVGE